The sequence ACCATGAACTATCTCTACGAAATCACAAATAGCACCAAAACACCACGAATAAGAAACTATAAGACACATACATAACACTATGACTATAGATATAAGTACAAACAAAGCAATTTTTCTTATTAGTAAGGACGTACTACTACCCACTAATCAACAGTGGATTCTTTCACTAATTTATTTCTCAAATGCTCACGCCTCATAAAGTCACCAccttttttcttgatttcaatatttctttcataAGAAAAAAAACCTTACAAGATAATAACTATTAAACAAGAAATCAGCtgaaaaatcaattttgttttCATGCTGAAAAACAATGAAGAAAGCACCAAAAGCATATTAAATGGTCATATATTAATGATTCGAAAGATAAGTTTGACTTTTGATGCAGCGTTTACTTGACTCTAGTAATGATTATCTTCACCATTTATGAAGTACTAATCTGTTTTGGAATAAGCGAATTATTGAGGTATTTATTagtgttttaaaataagtgaattattgaattttttttttaaatttgcccgatttgacaaccaattaacttttgaaaaagtattacaaggtcaactttttctttttttggataaaaatagaaagttgtgttaaatttatgtttttaatactttttccttaatatatgtgtcaaaattcaacaattcatttattatgaaacggaaaTAGTATTGTTTAAAATGGAAGTCCAATCTCTCTCTTGGCTGGGAGGGTGTTAAGTTACACCACTGGACGGAATGTCTAGCGgacttttattaaaaatataaatcctcAATAGAGTTAATGTAAGTACAAATAAGTGGGGTTAGATCTTATCTTACCGATCATAGATCATAATGAGGTAATGAGCTTTTACTAATTaacaaatatgaaagaaataaaaataagatctGGAGAGAACTAATCCAACTTTCTCTGAAGAATGAGACGTATGCAAACATTACTAAATAAAAGTCtttaagaagaaataaaaggagaATTTGAAACGTCACTCTCTTATATATCCAAATCCTCATTGCATTACTTAATAATAGCCAAGTCCAATTTTCAAAGCAATGGCACTCATGGAGAAGTCCTTGTTCTATTCTCAGTTAACACTTTTGTTGCTTCAATGTATTGTGACTAGCTCAGCCATCAAGACACAAGCCAATATTACGACTGATCAGTTTGCTCTATTGTCCTTGAAATCACAGATCATTTCTGACCCTATTCAGCTCTTGACCAAAAGCTGGTCTCAGAATACTTCCGTTTGCGATTGGATTGGAGTCACTTGTGGCTCTAGACACCGTAGAGTGACTTCCTTGAACATCTCCAGCATGAGTCTAACAGGAACCATTCCGCAATATCTTGGAAACCTCAcctttcttgtttctcttgacttGAGAAGGAACAATTTCTATGGCAAGCTGCCTCAAGAAATGGCTAGTTTGCGGCGATTGaagtttatgagattgagttaTAACAATTTTAGTGGTGAAGTTCCTTCTTGGTTCGGTTTCTTAACTCAGCTTCAAGTTCTTACTCTTACGAATAACAGTTTTACTGGTTTACTCCCGTCTTCTCTTTCTAACATTTCGAATCTTGCAACTTTGGATTTATCTTTCAATGCTTTAGAAGGACGGATCCCCGAAGACAttggaaatcttgaaaatttgAGGGGTTTAAACCtgggaaataacaatcttaaaggtTCTGTTCCTCCATCCTTCTCAAACGCCACGAAGCTGGAAACGTTGATTCTTTCTAACAACTTTCTTCATGGAAACATCCCTGATGGGATAGGTGATCTTCACAACCTGAACTGGTTGACTATAGAAACTAATCAGCTTACAGGTTCTATACCGTTCtcaattttcaatatttccaCACTTGAGACTATTGGATTATCCCAAAATGGTTTATCTGGTAATCTCCCTACTGATTTATGTGATCATCTTCCGATACTCAAAGgtctttatctttcttttaatgagctACAAGGTCATATGCCACAAAGCTTGTCAAGATGCTACGAACTTCAGCTATTGTCTCTGTCGAATAATGAATTTGATGGACCGATACATATTGAAATTGGGATGTTAAGTAACTTGCAGGCCTTATATCTTGGATTTAACCATTTCACAGGTATGATACAAGGTCTTCTATTTTGTACGAGgtcttttgtttccttttttgaGCTACTTATACAACATGCTGTCACATATTGCAGGGGAAATACCGCAGGAAATTGGGAATCTTGTAAACTTGCTGGTAGTAGGCATGGAGAGAAACCAGCTTACAGGCtctatacccaagtccatattcAATATTTCTGCACTGCAGCTTCTGTCGCTGCAGAACAACAATCTAATGGGATCCTTAACAAGGGAGATTGGAAATCTTACTATGCTTCAAGATCTATATCTTGGTGACAACATGCTTACAGGTATGCAGACAATAAAAGTTAAATACATTTTCTACAGTAAAATACCTAGCTAAAGATCATTGGTACAATATAACTTTGTCAGGTGAAATACCAAAAGAAGTAAGCAATCTCATTGAGTTGGAggactttagtttagggagtaaCAAATTCAGTGGTTCATTTCCAATGGGGATTTTCAACATCTCAGGACTGAGATTAATTTCTCTTACAGATAATACTCTATCGGGAACCCTCCCATCAAATATAGGTTCTACGCTTCCCAACATTGAACTTCTTTATTTAGGTGGCCTAACTAGCCTTGCCGGGACTATACCTCATTCCCTCTCAAATTGTTCAAAACTCACTGTTCTAGACCTTTCAGTGAATAAACTCTCTGGCTCGATTCCCAACTCTCTTGGAGATTTGACACTCCTAGAGACACTCAACTTGATGGAAAACAACTTAAGCAGTGACCAGTCTTCTCAAGAACTTAGCTTCTTATCTTCATTGACAAATTGCAGAAATCTAAAAGAACTGAGTCTTTCCTTTAACCCTCTAAATGGTATGCTTCCAGCCTCAGTTGGTAACCTTTCAACTTCTCTTGAAAAGATTTTAGCTTCTGATTGCAAAATTAAAGGCAGAATTCCAAATGAAATTGGGAATTTAAGCAGCTTAATCTTCTTGTATCTATACGGGAACAACTTGACTGGACCGATTCCCATGACACTTGGCAGCTTAGGCAAGCTTCAACAATTGTCTTTGGCTAACAACAGACTAAACGGATCTATTGGAGATAGCCTATGTAAATTGCAGAACTTGGGTAACATAGAATTGGGTGAAAATCAATTCTCAGGACTTGTTCCTGAATGTTTAGGGAATATAACTTCCCTCAGGGGGATAAAACTCAATTCCAACAGATTGAGTTCCACTATACCATCAAGCTTAGGTAACCTAAAAGATCTTCTGGAGCTAGACTTATCGTCTAACAACATGAGTGGTTCTTTACCAGTAGAAATTGGATATCTAAAGGTTGCAATTCGTATAGATCTTTCGTGGAATCAGTTTTCAGGTGGTATTCCAAGAGAAATTGGAGACATGCAAAATCTGATACACCTTTCTTTGGCACAAAACAAGCTGCAAGTATCTATACCTGACTCAATCGGTAACATGCTGAGTTTGGAATTTCTAGACCTCTCGAATAACAATCTATCTGGATCAATTCCAACGTCCTTAGAGAATCTTCAACATCTCAACTATTTTAATGTTTCCTTTAATAGCTTGCGTGGTGAAATCCCCTCT comes from Capsicum annuum cultivar UCD-10X-F1 chromosome 2, UCD10Xv1.1, whole genome shotgun sequence and encodes:
- the LOC107859246 gene encoding probable LRR receptor-like serine/threonine-protein kinase At3g47570 isoform X3, with amino-acid sequence MALMEKSLFYSQLTLLLLQCIVTSSAIKTQANITTDQFALLSLKSQIISDPIQLLTKSWSQNTSVCDWIGVTCGSRHRRVTSLNISSMSLTGTIPQYLGNLTFLVSLDLRRNNFYGKLPQEMASLRRLKFMRLSYNNFSGEVPSWFGFLTQLQVLTLTNNSFTGLLPSSLSNISNLATLDLSFNALEGRIPEDIGNLENLRGLNLGNNNLKGSVPPSFSNATKLETLILSNNFLHGNIPDGIGDLHNLNWLTIETNQLTGHMPQSLSRCYELQLLSLSNNEFDGPIHIEIGMLSNLQALYLGFNHFTGEIPQEIGNLVNLLVVGMERNQLTGSIPKSIFNISALQLLSLQNNNLMGSLTREIGNLTMLQDLYLGDNMLTGEIPKEVSNLIELEDFSLGSNKFSGSFPMGIFNISGLRLISLTDNTLSGTLPSNIGSTLPNIELLYLGGLTSLAGTIPHSLSNCSKLTVLDLSVNKLSGSIPNSLGDLTLLETLNLMENNLSSDQSSQELSFLSSLTNCRNLKELSLSFNPLNGMLPASVGNLSTSLEKILASDCKIKGRIPNEIGNLSSLIFLYLYGNNLTGPIPMTLGSLGKLQQLSLANNRLNGSIGDSLCKLQNLGNIELGENQFSGLVPECLGNITSLRGIKLNSNRLSSTIPSSLGNLKDLLELDLSSNNMSGSLPVEIGYLKVAIRIDLSWNQFSGGIPREIGDMQNLIHLSLAQNKLQVSIPDSIGNMLSLEFLDLSNNNLSGSIPTSLENLQHLNYFNVSFNSLRGEIPSSGPFKGLSGQSFMFNEALCGAPRFRVPPCLTSSNHDSKRKKLLLIVFPLLGAAVIIVFLTLAFVWMRYRREENVPVQADLLATRGRISYYEIVQATNDFSESNFIGSGSFGSVYKGILKDGTTIAVKVFNVQVEGAFKSFETECEVLRNLRHRNLTKVISSCSNLDFKALVLEYMPNGSLEKWLYSHNYFLDIMQRLCIMIDVACALEYLHHGCSAPVVHCDLKPSNVLLDENMVAHVSDFGISKLLGEDESDLHTKTLATFGYIAPEYGREGLVSLKCDVFSYGIMLMETFTRRRPNDEIFDGDLSLKKWVTDSPPEAVVDPNLIRSEDKKSMDKIDCVASILKVALDCSAESPEERINMKDVVGMLQKIKIRLLSCSAST
- the LOC107859246 gene encoding probable LRR receptor-like serine/threonine-protein kinase At3g47570 isoform X1; amino-acid sequence: MALMEKSLFYSQLTLLLLQCIVTSSAIKTQANITTDQFALLSLKSQIISDPIQLLTKSWSQNTSVCDWIGVTCGSRHRRVTSLNISSMSLTGTIPQYLGNLTFLVSLDLRRNNFYGKLPQEMASLRRLKFMRLSYNNFSGEVPSWFGFLTQLQVLTLTNNSFTGLLPSSLSNISNLATLDLSFNALEGRIPEDIGNLENLRGLNLGNNNLKGSVPPSFSNATKLETLILSNNFLHGNIPDGIGDLHNLNWLTIETNQLTGSIPFSIFNISTLETIGLSQNGLSGNLPTDLCDHLPILKGLYLSFNELQGHMPQSLSRCYELQLLSLSNNEFDGPIHIEIGMLSNLQALYLGFNHFTGEIPQEIGNLVNLLVVGMERNQLTGSIPKSIFNISALQLLSLQNNNLMGSLTREIGNLTMLQDLYLGDNMLTGEIPKEVSNLIELEDFSLGSNKFSGSFPMGIFNISGLRLISLTDNTLSGTLPSNIGSTLPNIELLYLGGLTSLAGTIPHSLSNCSKLTVLDLSVNKLSGSIPNSLGDLTLLETLNLMENNLSSDQSSQELSFLSSLTNCRNLKELSLSFNPLNGMLPASVGNLSTSLEKILASDCKIKGRIPNEIGNLSSLIFLYLYGNNLTGPIPMTLGSLGKLQQLSLANNRLNGSIGDSLCKLQNLGNIELGENQFSGLVPECLGNITSLRGIKLNSNRLSSTIPSSLGNLKDLLELDLSSNNMSGSLPVEIGYLKVAIRIDLSWNQFSGGIPREIGDMQNLIHLSLAQNKLQVSIPDSIGNMLSLEFLDLSNNNLSGSIPTSLENLQHLNYFNVSFNSLRGEIPSSGPFKGLSGQSFMFNEALCGAPRFRVPPCLTSSNHDSKRKKLLLIVFPLLGAAVIIVFLTLAFVWMRYRREENVPVQADLLATRGRISYYEIVQATNDFSESNFIGSGSFGSVYKGILKDGTTIAVKVFNVQVEGAFKSFETECEVLRNLRHRNLTKVISSCSNLDFKALVLEYMPNGSLEKWLYSHNYFLDIMQRLCIMIDVACALEYLHHGCSAPVVHCDLKPSNVLLDENMVAHVSDFGISKLLGEDESDLHTKTLATFGYIAPEYGREGLVSLKCDVFSYGIMLMETFTRRRPNDEIFDGDLSLKKWVTDSPPEAVVDPNLIRSEDKKSMDKIDCVASILKVALDCSAESPEERINMKDVVGMLQKIKIRLLSCSAST
- the LOC107859246 gene encoding probable LRR receptor-like serine/threonine-protein kinase At3g47570 isoform X2 encodes the protein MALMEKSLFYSQLTLLLLQCIVTSSAIKTQANITTDQFALLSLKSQIISDPIQLLTKSWSQNTSVCDWIGVTCGSRHRRVTSLNISSMSLTGTIPQYLGNLTFLVSLDLRRNNFYGKLPQEMASLRRLKFMRLSYNNFSEGRIPEDIGNLENLRGLNLGNNNLKGSVPPSFSNATKLETLILSNNFLHGNIPDGIGDLHNLNWLTIETNQLTGSIPFSIFNISTLETIGLSQNGLSGNLPTDLCDHLPILKGLYLSFNELQGHMPQSLSRCYELQLLSLSNNEFDGPIHIEIGMLSNLQALYLGFNHFTGEIPQEIGNLVNLLVVGMERNQLTGSIPKSIFNISALQLLSLQNNNLMGSLTREIGNLTMLQDLYLGDNMLTGEIPKEVSNLIELEDFSLGSNKFSGSFPMGIFNISGLRLISLTDNTLSGTLPSNIGSTLPNIELLYLGGLTSLAGTIPHSLSNCSKLTVLDLSVNKLSGSIPNSLGDLTLLETLNLMENNLSSDQSSQELSFLSSLTNCRNLKELSLSFNPLNGMLPASVGNLSTSLEKILASDCKIKGRIPNEIGNLSSLIFLYLYGNNLTGPIPMTLGSLGKLQQLSLANNRLNGSIGDSLCKLQNLGNIELGENQFSGLVPECLGNITSLRGIKLNSNRLSSTIPSSLGNLKDLLELDLSSNNMSGSLPVEIGYLKVAIRIDLSWNQFSGGIPREIGDMQNLIHLSLAQNKLQVSIPDSIGNMLSLEFLDLSNNNLSGSIPTSLENLQHLNYFNVSFNSLRGEIPSSGPFKGLSGQSFMFNEALCGAPRFRVPPCLTSSNHDSKRKKLLLIVFPLLGAAVIIVFLTLAFVWMRYRREENVPVQADLLATRGRISYYEIVQATNDFSESNFIGSGSFGSVYKGILKDGTTIAVKVFNVQVEGAFKSFETECEVLRNLRHRNLTKVISSCSNLDFKALVLEYMPNGSLEKWLYSHNYFLDIMQRLCIMIDVACALEYLHHGCSAPVVHCDLKPSNVLLDENMVAHVSDFGISKLLGEDESDLHTKTLATFGYIAPEYGREGLVSLKCDVFSYGIMLMETFTRRRPNDEIFDGDLSLKKWVTDSPPEAVVDPNLIRSEDKKSMDKIDCVASILKVALDCSAESPEERINMKDVVGMLQKIKIRLLSCSAST